The Cylindrospermum stagnale PCC 7417 genome segment TGTAAATGTCCCAGTGCAAACGACCCATTACCCCCCTGTTGAGTCTTTGATTTGACAAAGGGATTACCTGGATTAAAGGGTGCGCCAATGCCACTGCTCAGAGGGTCGTTGGCGTTGGGACTTCCACCCAAAATTAAAGCAGCTCCGAAGAATGTAGCCCCTGGTGAATGGGAGAATTCCGATAAGTCGCGAATAGTGAATATATAACGGCGAACAGAGTCGTACTTCAGCGATTTAGGACTGCCTCCATTCTGCACATTCAGCCATTCTTCGTAATCAGTCAGGAAGTCATTACCAGGCAGAGCAGTACGAATCAGCGGCGAAATAAACTGATTTCCCCAAGGAATATTCAGCAATGCAAACTGTGAGATGTGAGGCCCTACTAATACCCCTGGTGCAGTAACATGTTTTGCCGTCCTGCCAGATTTATCATTCTGATCAACGTAGGTGACGCTACCGCGAAATAGAGTTTGGGGAGTGACACGTCCATTTAGTTTCGGACCTTTGAACGCTGAAAGCTTGTTGATATCTTCAACAGCTGCCAAGACAAGCGGGTCGTCAGTGTTATTCTGTAATTTGTGAAAAGGTACATCCCGCAGTAAGGCTTGCCAATAAAGTTCAACAGCTTCAGCAGCCCGTTCTGCACTAGCGAGAGTTGCTGGTGGCGGCACTGCTATCTGAGCGGCATTGCACCCTTCTAAGCTGATTGCTAAGGGGCCCTGAGCATTGACCAGTTTCCTAGTACCTCCCAAGATGACCTTTTCAAAGTCATCATGGTTTTGGGTTGTCACTGCCTTGGTCAGAGAGTCATAAGCTTTGAGATCGACTTCACCCAGTTTGTTGTGCGGTAGTCCCCTAGAGTCAGAGCCGATTTTGTTGGGGTACTTCTCTTCATCACCATTGGTGGGATGGGGAGGAATGGGAATCTCTCGATTAGCCTTTGCTGCTGCTACACGCACTTGATAGGCTTTGTCTCGCAACTTGTCATAGTCCAACCGCCCCACAATATCTTTTGCCAGAACGGTATCTTCTCCTTTCTTCCAAGAGAGAGATACACCCATAACTCCAGCAGCGGTAAGCAGACTAGTGCGACCGAGGAATGAGCGTCTACTCAACCGCCCAAAAAAAGAGCGTTTGCTACCTCCACCAGCGACACGGGAATGCTTCGCCTCTTGTGTATCTTTTGGGTAAGGTTGATGAGAATTAGGGTCGATTTGCATTTCTATTGTCTCTATAGCTATAAAGTGAAATATTCGGGTAGAGTTGGATATTTTTGGATTATTTTTTCATCCTGAATGAAGCGTAATTTCCAGGTTCTATTTTTCACTAATTAATGTTGGCGGAGTCAGCGCTGTATATTCTTCAGGTTTTAGCAGCGCTTCTTGGATGTTAATCTTTTTGGGCAGAATTTTTTCGCTATAAAATATATCAGCTATCCGCTGTTGATCTTTCATTAATTCTGGGGTGATTCCTTTCAAGCGATAATTTGCCCGGCTAGTGATTATCTCCTGAATAGGCAAATCAATTTTGAGTATTGGTGATAATAGCTTGGCAACATCTTTGCGGTTTGCTTCTGCCCATTCAGCATTTTTATTAATTTCTTCAAGGATAATCTTGACTAATTCGGGATTGTCCTTAGTAAACTCCCGTGTAGCCACATAATATCCCCCTGGAGTCCCAATATTTTTGCCATCTCGCAGCACACGCGCACCGTGGATTTTTTCCACCAAAGCTAAATGCGGATCGCTAGTTACCCAAACAGGAATATTTCCCTGAATAAATGCACCACGGGCTTCGACATTGGGCATACTTAGAACTTGAATATCACTATATTTTAAACCCACTTCTTCTAAGGCTTTGAGAATAAAATAGTGAGAAGCAGAACCTTTTTGAAAGACAACTTTTTGACCTTTGATATCAGCTAGAGTTTTAATAGGAGAACCCTTAGGCACAACAATAGCACTCCCTGTACCAGAAGTCCGAGTAAGCCGCCTACCAGCAATATAGACGATAGATGCACCAGAAGCTTGGGCAAATATGGGAGGAGTTTCCCCAACAGATCCCAGATCAATTTTGCCGACATTCATGGCTTCCATGAGTTGTGGACCTTGGGCAAATTGCGCCCACTCTATTTTTACCCCCAAAGGTTCTAGACGTTTTTCTAAAACTTTCGATACCCTAACTATATCGCCGGAGCTTTGATAGCCCATGCGGACTACTTTTGTGTTAAAGCTTAGAGATTTCGATGGTGCTGTTTCTGCTTTGGGACTGGTGGAAGTACAACTAATTAAGGTAGTGGATAGCAGCATTAACCCAGACATTGCGAGTAAGGCTACTTTGCTAATTACTGTTCGCTTGGTTCTGATGTTATTGGTCAACACTTGATTTTACCTCCAGGTAATTTCAATTCCTGCTCAAGGGCAAGTTTGTTATCCTTAAAAAAATTGGTTTCCAGCAGCGTTGAGATTTGACAAATGAGGCGGGCAAAATTTAGGAAATGGAGTGAGTATTACCCACTCCAGCTTTGAAGATGCAGAAGATGGAAAGCTGAAAATGAATTAGTTTAGTTGAATTAAAAGGGACGGCTACCAGCTAAACTAACTCGTCTCATTACCCGGCGTTCGTTGGGATCAAATGCTTGACGATAATGCAAGGTGGCTTGATTATCCCAGTAGACAATGTCACCTACAGACCATTTGTGTTGGTAGTAAAATTGGGGCTGATTTAGGTGTTGGCGCAACTGCTCGATCAGTTCTGCACCTGCTTCTGGTTCTAAGCCGACAACTTCAACTTCTGTGGAATAGCCCAAATAGAGAATCTTTTTACCACTTTCAGGATGTGTGCGAACCAGTGGATGGGGATATACAGGGCTGATCAGGGGAATATTGCGATCCAAACGGTATTTAGAGGACGGTGTGTCGCGATCGCGCAAAAATGGATTGTAGGTAATCAACTGCAAGTCTGCAATCCGCGCCTTGGTTGACTCGTCTAAAGTTTCATAAGCTAAATTGAGATTTAACCAAGAGGTATCTCCACCAACAGCCGGTACTTCCAAAGCATAAAGCAGCGAACCACTAGAAGGTTTGGGAGTCCAATGGTGATCAGAATGGAAAGCCAACTCTCCAGTACCGGTATAGCCTCCATCAACATTGGAGATGGGAATCACCACCGGAGTTACACCTGGTTGGGAAGCCAAAACAGGAACATCGTTTGGTGGTACATAAAGGTCACCAAAGTAAAACGCAAAGTTTAGAAGTTGCTCATCATCTAGCTTCTGCTCTTTGAAAATTAAAATATGGCGATCGCGCAAAGCTTGCTTTAACTGCAAAATCACCTCAGGCTTCACAGGTTTGCTCACATCCAAACCAGTCACCACAGCGCCCAATGCACCACCAGTAGCAGCGATTTTAAATTCTGTCAAAGTCAAAGTAGGCATAATCTTCTCCTGTATAAAAATCTTTTGTTTGAGATATCTATTTTTGAGCTAACACCTCAGCGGGAGTAATCTTGGCATACTCTTCAGATGTTAAAAACCCATCTCTAACATTCACCTTCTTCGGTATCTGTCCGAGGCTGTACCATTTATCTGCAACCTCTTGTTGCTTGGTAATGACTTGCTGAGTAATCGGTCGCAGCCCATACTCATACTTCTGATGCATGATTTCTAGCGTCGGCACATCTAGCTGAGTTACAGGCGCAAGCAGTTGTGCCATTTCTTGGGGATGATCCTTAGCCCAAAGTTCTGCTTTTTGTAGTTCCTCTAAAAATGCTTTGATTACTTCAGGATGTGCCTGATAAAACTGGCGTGAGGTTGAGTAAAAATTGGCAGTATCCCGCAATTTTTCCCCATCTACCAAAACACGACCGACTTTCTTTTGTTCAGATCTTGTAACAAATGGGTCCCAAATAAACCAAGCATCCACCTTACCTTGACTGAACGCTACATTGGCATCTGGCGGTGCTAAGAAAACTGACTCTACATCGGTCAGTTTTAAACCTGCTCCTTCCAATGCTTTTACTAACAGATAGTGACCAATCGATGCTTTTTGGAAAGCCACCTTTTTGCCCTTCAACTCAGCAACACTTTTAATAGGAGAGTTCACCGGAACTAAAAGAGAGATAGCTTTACCATTAGGGGCTGTAGTAGCTAGGTAGACAAGTGGCGCTCCTGCTGCTTGGGAAAAAACGGGAGGCGATTCCGCAGTGGATGCAATGTCAAGTCCGTTCGCATTCAGGGCTTCTAGCTGTTGTGGTCCAGCAGCAAACTCAGGCCACTGTACCTTAAAACCCAAAGATGCCAATCTTTTATCTAAGGTGCCCTGCTTTTCAAGAACTGCTAGAGCAGTTAGTTGTTTGGAGCGCACAATTCGCACCACCTGCTTCTTCGTTGGCTCCTGACTACTATTAGGTGAAGTTGCCGACTGCTCACTGCTTCTCTGAGATTGACTGCAACTCGATATGGTAGTTGATAGTGCTAAACAGTAACCAAGGGTGAATAATAAGGAACGACGAGTTGTTCGCTGGCGATTCCCAGATTCTAATTTCACTTTCAAACCTAGCATGAATTGTTTTACTTATTCCTATTCAAATGGTCAAAATGAGCACAAAAAAATAGGTTTGCATAAATATCCCAAAAATATTTTTAGATTTTTAAATTTTGTTTTTTTGTGATATCTGAAGTTAGGAAATAGGGTGGAGATAACCCACCCTAAAGGAACTTGACAGACTGAAAACTCAAGATTCGTGAGGAGGAAAAATTTGCGGAAATTGAGTAGAGAAAAATCCGAAATTTTCACTCACTTCTGTCTTTAGGTATGGGGTCAATCCAAAATCCTGGGATTGAATGATTAGCTTTCAATGTGCCTAATGCTTCCAAGCAACTCTAATTGAAGCTTTAATTTCTTCTGTGAAATATCCAGAAGGCTCAACACCCAGCAATGTTTCCTTGAGATCTTTTTCAAATGCTTCAGCATCATCACCAAAGAAAATCTTGAGCGCAAAGGCAGTTGTGTACAAATAGCCAAGATAGCTGGACACTGTCCAATGTTGCTCAAAGGGTACTTCATAGACTTCTTGACGTGCAAAAGCCGACTTGGCAATTACAACTTCATGGGGAGGATCGGGAATATTCCAAAGGCCTTGTCCTCGTTGTCCAGTCCGCCGTTGCTCACCTAACCATTTCTTCACAACTTCGATGGCGGCTTGTTTCCAAGGGAGAGGGCTTCCCCAAGGGTTTTCGTTAGTGCCGATCAATACCAGTCCCCCGTCTTCAGAGAGCAATTGATAAATGCGCTCCAGTACGAGTTCTCGATCCATCCAATGGAAAGCTCTGCCAATGGTGACTAGCTGAAATACCCCTAAACTAGAGTTAATCAGTTCTGCCCCTTGCTCTAGCCAGGTAATATTATTTGCCCCTACAGATGAAGCTTGTTGTTTAGCGATCTTCAGCATTTCTGGATCGGGATCGACAGCAACCACTTCTTGAAATTGGCTTTGTAGAGGAATTGTCATCAGTCCTGGGCCGCAACCCAAGTCTAGGAGTCTTCCTTGATTATTGAAATGGAATATTTCAGCTAGTTTAGCAAATAAGGCAGGTGGGTATTTGGCTCGATATCGAGCGTAGTCTTCAGCTGCACCCTCAAATAATGTTGGGTCATAGGTAGGAAGTGTTTTCATTGTTGATACTTTCTCTATCAGACGTCTTCAACTGTTGATCTCTAGATTTAGGTAAGTAAGGTAGACAGGACTCAATGCCTACCCTACGAGACAGCGAGTAGACAGTTTAGACGGTTAACATTTTTGGCTGATGACCATTGGGTGATCACAATATGCGATCGCAAAAACAAAAGTCTTAAATGTCAAGTCATCACCCCATCGATGCTGACCTATTGCAGCAGGTAGGGGTAGACTCATAACAAATAATCTCCGGTAACTTGACCGCTTTACCGTTGTTTTATCCACAACATAGTTTTTCACAGTTTTTGCTAAAAAGCAAGCATCTCAGAAAAGTAATTGCAAAGTAACAATATATGAAATTCAGTCTAAAAGCCGGAAAATAGACTTGCTTTTTCCAGAAGTTTGTGCAAATATCCTGTGTTATAACTAAAACAACTACAATTCGATAGTGTTGCCGTAGTTTATGATTCTGCGCTCAATAAATTGGGGAGAACATTCATTCCGATGAAGGACATTTACCAAGTATTTATCAGGACTTATGCTAAATACGAGTAGCCAATCTGCTGATTTGCATCTAAAATCTACTGATTTCAGACTCCTAGTTCTGCGGGACTACTGGATAGGTGCGATGTTTGTTGTAGAGTTTGGATCTGCAAACACTAAGACATAGGCATCTAGCAAAAGTCTGTCAAAAACTGCGGGGGGTGACAACTCTTGACTAGATGCTATTAATCGCGTTTCTACAAATCGATTAAACTGGTTAAAACTCATGATTTTAGTAGTCATTTCTAACTGACTACAGCGCTACCTAAGCCGGCTTTATCTATGATTAAGCCAAGGTAAACCAAGCTTTTTACCAAACTAATTTATGTCAAGTAGCAAGTCTGTAATCCCAAGTAGTTCCAGGGTTCAGATATACGATTGTTCGTTCTGCCAACAGGGTCTTAGTAGCTACAGAAATAAATATTACCCAGATAAATTGAGTTGACTTTTGTGAGATGAACAAACAACCTATGCCTCAAGTATTGTGGAATTATTTGCTAGTGATTCCAGCTTTTTTTAGTGGATTCTTGGTGTTGTCAACAATTGCGAATGCAGATGAAGTCGAATCTAAGGTTCATGAGATTGCGCCGACTACTATTGCTCAAGAGATTCAGCCTGAATTAAGTCAAGGAGCAGATCCCTTGATTCCCACCGTCACAGTTGCTAATGATGACTTAGCGCAAGTCACATCCGTCTCGCAACTGTCTGATGTTAAGCCTTCAGATTGGGCATTTCAAGCACTACAGTCTCTGGTTGAGCGCTACGGCGTGATTACGGGATATCCAAATGGCACATTTCAAGGTGATCGTTCTCTGACTCGTTATGAATTTGCTGCTGGCTTAAATGCAGCGCTTGATCGCCTCAACGAACTGATTGGTAGTTCGACTGGAGAATTGGTCAAACGGGAAGACTTGGCGACTGTGCAAAAGCTACAAGAACAGTTTGCAGCAGAACTGGTAACATTGCGCGGCCGAGTGAATGCGTTGGATGCACAGACAGAAACCCTTCAACAACAACAATTTTCCACCACAACCAAACTCACTGGTACAGTTCAGTTCGTGCTTGGAGGCGTTCTAGCTGGTAATAACGTGGTCACCAAGCAACCTGCACCCCGCACCATCACGTTTGCAGACCAGACTCGCCTAGTATTAAACACCAGTTTTACTGGTAAAGATCAACTACGGTTAACGCTTTCAGGTGGAAATATTAACTCCCTAGGTGGAGTACCCAATCCTAAAGGGAACTTCTCAAATTCCCTGAGTACGAGTAATCCAACTGGTGGAATTTTTGGCACCTTTGACGGGAGAACTGCCGATAATGCCAGTCCTAGTTTTGCGCCCAATCAGATTATTACTGGTGGAATCCGTTATCGATTTCCACTGACTAACGATACCCAATTAAACATTTTTGCCCAGTCGGATGGAGCCAATGAGATCGGCTTAAGTGGCCCGACAAACCCATTTGAAGGGTCTGCTTCAAATGGGATTTCACGATTTTCACGGCGGAATATGGTTTATAACTATGGAGATACAGGCCCCGGAATTGCCATACTCCAGCAACTTGGCCCACAGTTTCAATTAGGGTTATCATACAGTGCGCCTAATGGTAGCGATCCTAGACCTAATAATGGTTTATTTACAGGCAGATATGTAGCCTTCGGACAGCTAACATACTTTAGTCCCAAGAAGAATTTTCGGCTTGGTTTAAGTTACGCTAACACCTACAGCCCAGCGGGTACCTTGGGTCAAGGTGGAACAAACTTTGGGCCAGCCGCTGGGAGTAACCTGGCCAACAGCACCATATCAACTAACCTGCAAAATTCAGCGAATGGCATTGTCGATAAAGGAACAGTGGGAAATCTTTATGGAATTGGCGCACTATATAGATTCAATCCGAAGTTGACAATCAATAGTTTTGTAGGTTATTCATCACATCGGTATTTGCAGCAGGGAGATGGTGATGTCTGGAACTGGGGAGTAGGACTAACATTTCCCGATTTGGGGAAAAAAGGTAGTTTAGGCGGTCTTTTTGTGGGTATGGCGCCAAAACTCACTGCACTCAGTAAGAATGTGGATTTGGGAGCGGGTCGGGGTCAAGCAGACAAAGATACCTCCCTGCACGTTGAAGGATGGTATCAATATAAACTTACTGACAACATTGAAGTTACGCCTGGGTTTATTTGGGTGACGGCACCAAACTCTGATGCTAGCAATCCTGATAGTTTAGTTGGTTGGTTTCGCACCACATTCAGGTTTTAACCTTGAATTTTCAGACTAGTGAGTGTCAAATTACCTGAATCACAACTTTGCCAAAGTGAGCCGCGCTTTTGAGGTGATCGTATGCTTCTCGTGCTGCCGTAAAAGGAAAAACTTTATCAATAATAGGTTGAAGTTGATGTTGAGTAATAGACTGATTCATCGTCTCAAACATTTCCCGACTACCGACATAAATTCCCTGAACGACTAAACTCTTGAAAATTATGGGTGTGGGATCTATCTCATTGCCTCTGCCTGAAAGGACGCCAATCAAACTAATACGTCCCCCAACCTGGACTGCTTGGAGGGATTTTGGTAGAGTGCCGACACCGCCTACTTCAACCACATGGTTTACGCCAATGCGATTGGTTAGTTGATCAACTTGCTTTTGCCAATCAGCGTTTGTTTTGTAGTTGATGATTTCGTCAGCGCCAAGCTGTTGAGCGCGTGCTAATTTCTCATCACTGCTAGAAGTGATAATTACTCTGGCATGATGGATTTTGGCAAATTGGAGGGCAAAAATCGAAACGCCTCCTGTACCGAGTAATAAGACGCTTTCACCAGCTCTAATATTTCCTTTAGTCACCAAGGCATGCCAAGCGGTGACGGCGGCACAGGGCAAAGTTGCGCCTTCAGTATAGGATAGATGGTCGGGTAATATCACTAAGCCGTCTTGGTGTAAGATGACGTACTCAGAGAGCATGCCATCAATACCACCTCCCAAATCGGATGGCATTTTTTCTCTAGTCAAAGAGCCATAAATCCAGTCTTGGAAGAAAATACCCGCCACGCTATCGCCTACCTTGACTCGTGTGACACCTTCCCCAACCGCCACAACTTCCCCCGCACCGTCAGAGGTGGGAATTAGTGGATATGTTAGACCAGAACCATAGGCGCCCTCAGCAACCAAGAGATCACGGTAATTGAGGGATACGGCGTGGACTCTGATCAGGACTTGACTGGCTGCGGGTTTCGGTTCAGGGCGGTCAACTAATGTGAGGGCTTCAATCCCCGCATTGCTTTGAAGTTCGTAAGCTTTCATTGTAATTAACTAACAGTGCCATTTTTTATTGTGGCTATGCTAATTGCATATTTAATCCTGCAAATGTCATATTTTCAGGTGAGGCGATTGGATTGGCTGCGCCAGTGCAGTAGGCGATCGCTAATCATCCAAAGCCAAAGCATCTAGGTGGTTGTATCCAAATTCTGAGCGATGTTAAAACTGCGCTTTATTTCAACCGCTGGCGCAACCATAAAGCTAATAAAGGCAACGCTAGTCGATAACCTTGGTCTGCACTGTAAATTAAACCTTTGTGCTGTAACCCAGTTAAAGCACCCTGAATACTTCCACCACGGGAAAGACCATGTTTTTGAATATATTCTTTACTTTGTGGCTTCTCTGTGGGATCAACAGCTAAACATTCCAGCAAGTGTACCTGATTTGCTGGGAGTAACATCAGTAAGGACTCAAAGGTGATGGATAAGTCTTTGAGCAGTCCCTCAATTGCAAGATGTACTTCTTTTTCAGTAATTAACTCATCAGGACGGGGTAAAGTTGGCAGCCGACGAATTAATGACATAGCATCGCCAATGTGTCCTTGTACAGCATTTAAAAATAGTTGCAGTGCTTGTGAGCGGGAATCAAATTTTAGTCCCTGTGTCTGCAACATCTCCCTTGCCCAGACTGCCAAAACATCCTTAGCTAAGGGAGCTAACTGTATAGTTTCTAAAGGATAGTCAGTTTCATTTCCATGATTACTTGTTTCAGCGATGGTGGCGATCAAAATGTAACTGACATGAGTTTGCGCCTTGACTTCTCGCCTCAAAGTTGCTTCCCATAAACCGTGGCGATCCCATGAGCGAATGTGAGGAAAACTCTGCAAAATCAGGGCGACTCGCTGATTTGTGCTAGCAGCCATCAACTGTGGCAAGTTGAGCAAGATTTCAAATGCTTGCCATAGCTGCTTTTCGTTGAGTACTCGCAATAATTTCAGTTTGCCTTGTGGATGAAAGCCAAAAAACTCTGGCGCATTTTCAGCAACCCAGCCTTGAATTAGTGCTGTTTCCCAGTTTTGGCTAATCGCCTCCGCCAGTAATTGCACAAATCGGCCCCCATCTGTAGCGCGGATGCAGTCTATCTCCAATGCGATCGCACTCACTTCCTTTGCTGCTCCCCGTACCAAGGTACGCCTTCCACTACCAGGCACTCCAGTAATCAGCAAATCGCCATCCTGCGACAGTACTTCCACAAGGCGCTGGAATTCTGCCGATCGCCCAAATAATTGCAAAGGAGTAGACAAATCCCAGTTCATGCACTTTATTGCCTTTTGTTACCAACCCTAACCGTCACGGACAGCATAAACCATTCAGGGTCACTATGTTTAGCACCAAATATAAGGTGATTTGGGGCGTCACTGTCACCAACGCCATTAATTATTGGATTTGTGTATCAGTGATAAAAGTTCATATTAATTAATGATCAGCTTGCCTGATAAATTATAAGATTTACTTAAGTTTATAAAAGTTATAGATTATTTTTTTTTATGAATACCCAAGAACTTTTAAGCCGATACGCAGCAGGAGAACGAGACTTTAGTAACGTCAACCTGATTCAGGTGTGCCTGACGAATGCAAATTTGATTGGGGTACACCTTGATGGAGCGCACTTGATTGGAGCAGACCTCAGGGGAGTTGATCTAACTAATGCACATCTTAGTCAGGCAAAATTGAATCAGGCCACCCTTGCTGATGCAAAAATGATTGAAGTGTGCCTGATTAGCGCAGAATTGGTTGGTGCAGACTTGAGTGGGGCAGACTTGAAGGGTGCAAATTTAAGTGGAGCAGACCTAAGCGGTGTGAAGCTCGGTGGAGCCAACTTAAAAGGGGCAGACTTAGGTAAGACAGACCTTACAGGAGCAGATCTCAGGGGAGCAGAGCTAAGTGGAGCCAACTTGAAGGGGGCCAAATTAGGTGGAGCAGATATGGATGGAGCATATCTAGATAACGCAGATCTGAGTGGAGCAGATATTCTTGGGGCAAATATCAGGGGAGCAGGGTTAACTGGAACAACAATGCCCGACGGAACAGTTCACGACTAAGGCAGATTTTATTTGCTCCTGTGCCGTTGATTAATGATGTTTTTGAAGCTGTGCCATTGAGTTTACAAGACTGGTTGTTTTATTTGGCTGTGGGTTCACCAATGATGGTTTGGGCAGCGTTAATAAATCTTTTTGATCAGCTAAATTAAGGGGTTTATGTTTCGCGCAAAGGATAATCCTAGGGTGGGTAAAATGCCCACCTTATTTTTTATGAAACCACAAAAGCACTTATCGCTGAAGTAAAAGCTTTAAAAACGGCACAGCATCTTATAAGGAAAAGATCAAGGCAAACAACAGTATAATTGACTAGGTTGCTTAAAATAAATAGTTATAATTCTGCAAAATAAAGTCAGCCTCTATATGGAAAAAAGAAAAATTTTGATCGCTACTAAAACCTACCCATCAATTAGTAGGAAGTATAAAGAAACAGTCTGCACAGCGGGAATATTATTAGATGATTTGGAACAACCGCTACGGTGGATTCGCATCTACCCCATACGTTTTCGCTCTCTAGATACTGATAAACGCTATCCTAGATGGTCTATCATTAGTGCAGAAATAGAGAGAAATTTAAAAGATTATAGAGAAGAAAGCTTTCGGATTAATGATGAATCTCTAGAAATTATTAGAAAAGTTGGTACTGATGATAATTGGGCAGAGAGAAAGTCATTTATGTTGCAATTACAGTCTTACTCCATAAGTGAAATTAAAAATAAAGGTAAGTCGTTAGGAATTATTCAACCTCAAACTATTAACAAATATTTT includes the following:
- a CDS encoding pentapeptide repeat-containing protein — its product is MNTQELLSRYAAGERDFSNVNLIQVCLTNANLIGVHLDGAHLIGADLRGVDLTNAHLSQAKLNQATLADAKMIEVCLISAELVGADLSGADLKGANLSGADLSGVKLGGANLKGADLGKTDLTGADLRGAELSGANLKGAKLGGADMDGAYLDNADLSGADILGANIRGAGLTGTTMPDGTVHD